The segment TTCAGGCACTATAGTGTTACGACAATTTACGTCATACACGTCTAGGGTTTAAACGTGTGATGCCTCTCTTTCTCTCAACTGAGCGTTTCCCCGGTTCTTCTCCAGTCGTTGGAATTATATGGATTTTTAACACACGCGTATACACGCATGCTTAATAATTTGATACAACCACTGGAGTAAGAAATCGGACAACAGGCGCTTCATAAAATTACGATtttgtacctacattattaaCACTTAACATGCTTCCGAAGCTAATTGAAGTTTCGTGCGCAGGAACATGTGGAACGTGTGGAGGACGGTTCTAGAGGAGAATGAGAAACTTGCGCGTGCGCGGCTGGCAGCTGTCGAAGTGTTCCAGCAGCAGATAGCCGACGAAGCGAAGATGCTGCGTCAGCACAAACTCAACGTCGCCAAAAAAGTAAGCTATTTCTAGTTTTTACAGATtacgtctttatcccttactGGGTGGACAGAGCCAGAATTTATCTTGGTACTACCAATCTTACTACCAGTAGTAATACCGTTATATATGGTGGgcttattacaaacaaaaaaatctataatattagtatggatatgatCACTGGTGTAATAATACGCTGTGACCTGATATCCGACTCGTCAACGTCGTTATATTCGAccaaaaaaacgaaaaaatagttttaaaatttgccaAAATTTGCAAAGTTAGGGGTTGTGAGGACTGAGCAACCGACATGGAGATAGAAAACTGTATAacatctatataaaaaatgtaaggaTATTATCTCACGCGTTCCCAtctttttgaatgaaaaatgcTTACGTGtaagacaaataaatacttatttaaccgcaatagataaacattttttatcttgTGGCCGGCTGCGACGGGTGAAAAGATATTTCCGAATCGATAAACAAATAGTagattaaaaaagaaatatatttaaatgcattacgtcataaaattaattgctaAAAATCcctaaaataacaattagttTCAATAACAATCATCTAAATTAAACCGATTatcaactaaattaaattataaaacagttaataattattatctaaacTTAACGTGTATAATCTAAGGTTGGATAAAAAAGGAAGTTTCCACTTATATGCACTTTATAATACTGGCAGCAAACTGCGACCGCCAGCGTCAAATCACTCCTATTACAGCTTTTGTCCAGTGTATTAGTAAATTAAGTctataacaacttttttaacgaaaaataattatgaccTTATCAATATTCCTTAGTAAACACACTAAAAAGATATTGGGAAACAGACAATCAGTAGTGTCAGAAGACGTAGTAGGTGCGAGTTTGTTCGAAAttcacgtttttttttctgaaagtTAAAAATAGCATATTTCGACTGTTAAAGACGCTTTTTGGAATAAGGAATAACATACGTATTTGGTACTTAATCACCTTCGTGTTAAAATGAACTTAAGGCCGTTGGCGAACTGTCGAAACAGATCTAGAGCCTGCGCGTTTCTTATTTGAAATCTTATCAGGAGATACGTTTAACAAGTCCTCAATTTGAAGCAGTTCTGCACAAGACACAGGCAAATAATTTCCATTGATAGCTACATTTATTATGCCTTGAGGTTTCCGGTTATTACCCTTTTGACACTTTACCACTTTTAATAATGtctttaaacttaaatatgtCAAGTTGTTATAggacaaatttaaataacacaaCGTGTTGTTGCCGAGGCAATACACGATGCCGTTTTTAATAACCAAGTTATTTCTGCTAAAAGGATCGTTAAAAACCCCCAATTGTAGCTCCGCCACGATACATGCCCTCTCATATAAAAACGAATCAAAATCCATCGCTAATTTATCATCAGATATAGCTTTCAATGATCCTTCTCTCTCTATACCTTTTCCTTTCTTAGGTGTCTGTGGTTTGATTAAGGGTTTCACTGACTTCCTCTTGCCTTTCAAGAACTCTGTGCGAAGCTCCTTTAAAATGTGAGTGATTAATTCATTCCTTTTTCGCAAGTATTTCATCTTCTCCTCTTTCGAAAATTGTAGTTCTTCATTGGTTATTTGGAAGTTCATAAGAGATTCCAAGAGCATCTCTCCTCCTACATCTGTGAGGCTGTTGTCTGACAGATTCAGATAGTTCAAAGCTCTGTTCGACCGTAGCGCATGCGCCATATGTTTCGCGCCAATGTCTGTTATTCTATTTGTCGATAAGTCTAGGATAAGTAAACTTTTCGAAGCTGGTAAAGGGTGAACTAATTGAGAAGCTATAGTTTCTATGACAGTATCGTCAATTTTACACCGCGACAAACAAATGCGTTTGATTGAAGTGAAGTTTTCAAACAGAATACCATAACTTCCCCCATTTAAGATTGTACCGTCAAAGCACAGGTCGGTCACATTGCATGTTGGTAGAAACTTAGTAATTTCATACAGACCGTACACATCTATGCCTTGGTGGATCGTGATAGTGGTGAGATATTTCTGAAATGGTATGATGAGCCCTATGATCTGAAACAGTATTCGGGGGAGTTCCTCATTCTTAACGAATTTTAACTCGACTAAATGGTCCGCCAGATCGTATATTGCGAATATTTTGATGATACCTTCTTCCTCTGATAATTCCGACTGAACCATCTTGTCATCTTTCTTGAGATTAGAATCACTGCTTGAAGACTGTATCAATTTGATTACCTTTGACCTATTGACATTCTTTTTTGGACCAGTGGCGACACTCACATATTGAGCTGTAAATAAGTGAAATTAAAACCATATAAAAAGTCATATAAGTTAGTAGGCATTTCCAATGTAGACTTCAaacttataaaagtttataacattaaaatgtacCATGATACCAATGATTTTTGTGGCAACTAGCTTTACCATTTTAGACAATAATCTGTGAGATAGCGCATCGACATTAATActtgcatttatatattaatatatacgaATATTCTAGGTGTGCAGTAAAGCTAGTTGCCGCATACATCGTTGGTACCATGGTACATTTATAAAGGGTAGGTACCCTTTAGAAATGTACCATATGACGTGGATAAGATGTGGATAAGGTCCACATATGATGTGGATAAGGTACCTGGGTAATATCCTCCATTTGTGTAATGACGTGTCATTACATATATGAAGGATAGATTTTAGGCATTAACTGTTGTATTGTTGATAGAGATGCCTgggtaaaaagtaattatgaaTTAGAATTATGTAGATGGTAAGACCACTGTCACATATGACGTGGGTGATATTACCCGGATATCTTATCCACATCATATGTAGCTACTCTTTATAAATCTACAATGGTACCAACGTACTAACTGTAACATGGTGCTAACTATAACTTACATCTTCGCTTCGTTTCACTTGGGTaaagacataataaattatacacctaaacttgCCACAGGAATAACGCTgtatattgatgaaaaccgcatgacaAACCGGCCAGTACCTTGTgattttatcgcgaacagacggACGCGGCACagggctttgttttataatacgtaaggaTACTAACATTGGGTTATTTTGATAACGGTAATAGGGAAATCACACTGCAGCTGCGCACAGGCCCAGGGCAGATACGCGTCCAGGTCATTAGGAGTCGGGTTGGCGCTTGCAACCGCCGTCACTGCGTCCTGAGAACCTGCCATAGGAATAGAAAAATTCTCAAAAAATCGTGTAAACCCACTCTGACAAACTATTCAGATATGACGTGTGAAAGTCAAAATGCCGTTCCGTTTAATGTTTTTCTTCGAcgttttttcatattttgtccAAAGTACCTACTTGCTTTTTGTCAAAGAAGTTTCGATTGTAAATTAAGGGTCCAAAATATACTTGAGATAAAATCTTTTGCCGACGTCAATCCTCTTTGGAAACACTGTTAATGCGTGGTTAATGCCATGTAGTTCTTTTTGAATGAGACATTTTTCCATAGATTAGAAGGGCCACGTACATGGAATTAATATACgaagtactttttttttaatctttggatttttcaattttatttccattgaattctatttaattataattatattatttttcagacGTTACACATTCTGACGttcttaaacaaaattattaaaaaatatattaaaataaatatgttaaaatagttaacattataaatgctttGGTTGACAAGTATCGTACGAATCTCTTATCGTCCGATAGTCTAATGAGCAACGTCTGAGAAATAATTTAGTACTTAAATACTAACTGTGATTAATCTATACTTACATCAAAATGAGTTTCTTCGAGTTATTCACGAAGTCAAAGGTATGCACTACACGTATCGTGACATTCGTCTTAGCTGCTTGAGTGATAAGGGTATATTACAAAGGGATTTATTGTCAGCAATATCATAAGTTCATGATATAAGGTTTACACTAGTAATTTATTGCTTAAGTGTCACTTCCGTTCGCAGTTTTTGAGAATGTAAATACACTTAGAATGTGACTTACATTACTTACTATATacattatcaaattaattaattgggAATATATGTaacgcaaagaagaagattaCCAAAATTGATAGTTCATTTCGCCCGCCTatgtaactttattttgtaatcggttacaaaataaagttttctcTTTTCTCGTAACCAGTtgcaaatatttgaaatatttttatatagccaccatgaaagatttttttatagtaaaacaTACTTACCAGTGTAAAAGCGAATTCTTCATTAATTTTCGAAACTATATTATTGTGAGAAAtgctaaattataattgaatagctaatacaatttataaattagatacgttttttcacattatattttataaaattcttcataTATAAtagcaatttataaaaaccCCATTCACATTTTAAGCCGTAAATTGCTTGGcttatatcataaaaatctttCATCCCATCGGAGACAAGATATAAATTGtactttagaaataaataccaaaaaatagaatatcgCCAGTATTTACGTTGTACCCTCatgatatgtaaatataatttgtaggAAGATTcaacaaaaagtattatttgaaAGTATTATTTCACATGACACGACACGAAATCATagccatatttaaaaaaacatttgtaagTTACGTGtagaaatatacataatttaaaaaatcccgAGGTCACAAATTATATCGCGTTTTTGATACCGATTTTcggtatttaatataaaaaaaatatataatttcaggTGGCTTTATTCCTCCCAATTCCAAAGAAAAAGATTGAAAGTTAGTTTATTGGcagaattaaaaattgatttaacaAGCACCTCATGTTCTTactgattaataaatattattgtaatttgaacaatttttttcaagataaactcagatacaaatattgttaatttagttacatctatttgattttgtttttagagttattacatacatatattagaaTGATATCAAATCTATCTATAAAATTCCATGGAATTAAAATCCATTGGAAGACCTAAAAGGAGTTTACTGTcctaaatactaaaattagtTTCCCGTTGACGCAATTTCCTAAACAAATGTTGTATAGTATTACActgaaaatgtatatacatttGAAACTTTATGTCGCCAGTCCAGTTCCGGATTTACAGTAGTTATTAAAAAGGGAAATGAGTTTCGTATTTTCTAGTGAGTCAGTACGAACGAGTTAAGTTATCGAAATTAACAAATAGAATAAAGAGGTTAAAAGAAcagcataaatatattaaagagcataaaatgttaaatctaCAGCCAACCTCAGCCATTGTTAGTATTTAGTATtagtaattaaacattttctaaatttttatttttgttctataTTCAACAGATATACGAGTATTGATTACGATTATGGAAAGCCAATAGTAAACTTATGAATAAATGTGGCTATTCATTGAAAggaattaaaatcaaaattaaattaaaattaaaatcaaaattaaatcattagcAAAAAACATACCAACTATTCACACACAGCACGATCaaccaaatataatatttcacgtAGTAAAGTTGCGTTGAAAtaactaaacatttttgtgtttgtaacaACGTCTTTGTTGTCCACCGCCGGGCAAGGGCGACATCTGTACCTATATCTTTATATAGCACGACTAATCTACTACTTATAATTTGATACTAttcaatatagatattttatttttgttctgcATTTTGTCATGCATAAACTCACTGATTTTCTGCAACTAGCACGTTGTCAAAAGAATCTGGAGTAGTGATAGTAATCCCGCAGGATTGATTTCCGCGATTGAACCACCGTGGATACCGCGGGACCCCAcatcttttaatttaaataagtgattttattataaatacaatatttaacatgTTCATGCAACCAATAAATCACAATAAAGTACTTACGAGTAATATACTATAAGACCTTAATTGTATTGGTCAGCGGGAGCGTATTGCGGGATCGCAACCTCGCAAAACTGAAAGTTTGTTAACAAAGTTTGCAATATTGATTCagcttttataaattcaaagcAACAAGTGGGTATGTTTACTTCGATAAAATGGTATTTGTTGTCTCGTGCTAGACacgaaataagaaatattcacaaaaaatgtaataacttaCTGCTCTTATCCTTAAGTTCCCAATTTCTTTCTCCGCAACAAATGCATTTATTGCCTACTGGATATCTATGCTATGTGTTCCTAATCGCCAGGTGGCCATTCTAAGGAGGGACCACACGACTGGAGGGAAAATATTGCCATAAAATACTGGAATTTGAATCAACGACAGCAAAATGTTTTCGGTGCGGTAACTAGCTAGAAGTTTgttctgtcaagaaagttttTCAACAAcgttgaattaatttaaatagtggtgtacttaaataaactaattgcTGCCGTagtttacttaattaaaagcaATGTGTATTAGCTCCACtatatttgtgataaaattggcgaatattttaatgaaagaaCCGAAGTATATTGCGTAACCATATTATTTACCACCTTATTGGTTGCACCAAAACaagttatcataatttttggGTGCCCCGTGGCACGGCACAGATTTTAACTCAAAGTGTTTGTTAACacaattcaaaaaattacGTCGGATTTAttaagaacttttttttttaaatgtcaatacCTATCCAGTTctccatattattattagtataatatatatttttattattctatgaACATGCAAGAACTTAAAATGTACCTTAATTATCTATGTTCGTTAATAACTTAACGTTTCCATTGCGCAGTGCACGGACTCACTTGCGCAGGCGCACAAGGAGCTGCAGCTGACGGTGGTCGACGTGGACAAGACCAAGAAGCTGTACTTTGATGAGGAGCACACCGCGCATGATGTGCGCGACAAGGCCAAGGACATCGAGGAGAAGTAAGTGAAGATTAACATCTTTCTTCTTATATAATCCATTTTCCatactaagtaatattatgaagtttAGTTGTCTGtatgacgacctcagtggcgtaATGGTCTCCACGCCCATCTACTATATGCAGGTCCTGGATTGGATTGGCTATGAATGTAGCACCTCTACTGCAGTAGATTAACTACGAATGTAGCACAGCTACGATAGTAGGAAAGTTACTGTAAcgcttgtttttgtaaaaatattttgatcgaTCGTATGAGttcctttttttgttttttttttgtacgtttGAAAGCCGTTTGTAGATAATCTATGGTCGTGCCTGTTGACAACGTCAGCTGTCACGAACTTAACTGTCAACGGCAGTCGTTGACCAACGGTCATCTTACCTTGCGGGCGGTTATCGAAattgttaagaaattaaaataataaataaataaaacattcgataaaatacaaaatacaagtcAAACAACAAACTTGTCGAAACTCAACGAGTTCCAAGGACCCGCACACAATTTGGGATTGTTTgttattacctacctattgtcTTCATCATACCAACCCTTCAAAGGACGCAAAGTACGGGCACAAGCACGGGCCTCAAGAGTTATCTTCCAAATCCTCATCCTCTGTTGAGtgttactttattaaaattatcatctgGAGAGGATTTCGATCACCAGTTAGGCTAGAACAGCCGATAGGTAACCTGCAGAGCTGGGACCATCCAACGCCTGCCGGCCTTCATTCTCCTTCATTCCCTTCATTCCAACCTCactaatttacttaatttttaactataatCAGTGTCCTCCTCGTATAAGCGTCCTCCTGGGCCCtacataaacaattgtttatcatCCCACCTAATTCTCCTTTTTTACATGACACTACGATAGTAGGACAGCTACGATAGTAGGACAGCTACGATAGTAGGACAGCTACGATAGTAGGACAGCTACGATAGTAGGACTGCTACGATAGTAGGACAGCTACGATAGTAGGACAGCTACGATAGTAGGACTGCTACGATAGTAGGACTGCTACGATAGTAGGACTGCTGCGATAGTAGGACAGCTACGATAGTAGGACTGCTACGACAGCAGAGAAACTCTAATGTGCACCGCATGGCTGCAAAGaaacataatatttgataGTTACGCGTAGTAGATggtgttgtttaaaaaaaccccTGTGCAAAAACCGAGACTGCAAATGTGTCTGTTTTATATAAACGATTGGAATTTGTCCCAtgaatttgaacaaataattatCTTGATACAAAACGAAGTTTTAGAAATGTAACGTAAGCTTCATTAAAACCCAGATAATGGCAGGGAAGGGCAAAAAATACACGAAGGATTTCTAGTAAATTGATTTTGTGACGCGTTAATCTCTCAGCCTTTCATCCCTGTGTGCACTGCGTTACATACCTAAAGTTAATCTCTACGAAAGCTTGACTTcaataaaagttgaaaatgAGCGGCCTCTCTATAAGCCTCTCGGCTTATAAAGTTTGAAACTAGCGTTATCCGTTTACAAGTGCCGCTTACGTCTGATATTCAGTTCGGTTAACCCCTTCCATTCACAGCGACCACCTGTCGTAGATGTACAATCAAACTGTGTGAGTTGTATCGACCAACATACATATTCAAAAGCTAAAATTTTTGTGcaaacaagttaatatatttactttcaacCCATATTGGaccttaaataaatacaaaaataaataaatattaaaaagtaaattgaaatatcTCTCATTCATAGTGATTCTCGGAATTCGAGCCCTGTTCTGATTAACAGGaagcaatatatatttactcaaAGTGATCAACACTTTGAGTGAAtagtgaatatatattttattaaattattatacctatctGCTGAACTATAagcaattatattaatatgattttatttgacgacctcggtggcgcagttggTAAAAGtttttgcctctgaaccgagaggtcccgggttcgatccccggtcgggtcatgatggaaaatgatctttttctgactggcccgggtcttgtatgtttatctatatgtgtatttgttataaaatatagtatcgttgagttagtatcccataacacaagtctcgaacttactttggggctagctcaatctgtgtgatttgtcctaatagatagaatattatattaagggTTCACCTAACTAGGAACTActactttttatatgtaaagtaacattttatatgtaaaaggAATGGGTACAATGTCTGACTTGTTTCAACATCTTGTTAAGATATATCATATCAAAGAGTTGGAACTCTgtggaaatataatatttttacagctGGAAAATAAGATGTTATCGGGTCGAGATGTCCTCAAAGCGGACGCATTGCAGCGCTGAACTAGGAAATAACTGGGAGTCCTCATTCTGTAAAGAGTACGTGATGTAAGCACGACACAGCGGGAGTGCGGAAATAAGCTGTACTGTAAATAGATCGCGCGAGCTTTTAATTGTCGATTGTCAACTTCCTGATTTTCGAATGATAACTTATTCTGGAACATTTCATTTCCTTCACAATGGAGTTTGTAGGATGGAGTGCaggtatttactttataacaaAGTAAATGAGTATCTATAAAGTGagtatctatatttttaagcttatataaattcattttcatttcaaaatgacTATAACATTTTGGCGACCCTTATAGAACAGCCCTGTTGACCGAACGTGATTTGTATAAGAAAATaggaattataatttatcaataatattttgtctacttAGCACAATAACGTTCGTGCTATTCCAAGGCAACGCCATAATGGTGACAGAATCACCgctttaacataatattaattgaatttatttctcatctaattgtatttagctaaaatCGAAATTTTAACTCTGGTTTAGCTATGGAAAGTTTAAAATCGGATCGGAAGAACTCCGCGTTTAAAGTATACAATAGATAAATCAAAACCCAATCAAACTACTTAAAATAGTAGGAAATTCGCGGAATTCGAGCTATCATCTCCAGTTGGCAACCAAACATGTTATGATTAGTATCTTTGTAAAAAGTCGTTATAAAATCGggcaaacatatatttaatctgATAAGGTGAATCGAGAACGAACTGGATCAGCAGGAAGAGGATATCGGGTAATCTTAGCTCGTCGCGGTCTGCTCTGAAGTGTGACTTAACCAGTGAGTCTTGGAATCAGGAGTATATCATGTTCATTAATGATGATGGGTAACACTATTGGCGGCTGACGGatcgggtcgtgaggttccttGTTTTGTAGTTGAGCTTCGCCATGGTTGACCCACGCCTCAACTCGAGGCGCTGCCAAGCTCGTTagttcatatttatatgaattgtTACTTTGTCAtcgtttctttatttatttgatacgtaatctctatttttataattaggtaggtacatacacgttttatttatcaagacTGGTTTTTTATCGACCAACGTATTTCCTTACACTTTTTTgctatatacttaaattaaaaaatatataattgaattcccaaattaataattttattatacaaatgatTCGGCATTTCATTTCAGCGGAACGCCCCCAGTTCCGAAAAGCCAGTAGTTTGTCGCTTTGATTTCTAAAATTCAAGCTTCGCCATTGAGCTTTAAAATTAGTGCCTGTGAAGTTCTAACTTAATAAACAATAGCTTTGGCTTTGGTACCAGGTTCCATCGAATATCCAAGCTCGGCAGCTCCGTCATAATTCAGTTGTCGAGATAGTGATCGCATCAGAATAGATTGCTTAACATCTGATCGCCTTGGGAAGGATTAAGCTAACGAACATCTCATGTAAGATTAGCTTTTGCTTGTTGCTAATAAGGTAGATAGCAAAGTATAGGGAATTGTATAATGTGTATTTAGACAAGATAATATATCTTGTATAATGTGTATTACACAGATTTAGATTAGGTGTATTATCtagacaatataatatatttggtCTAGATAACGTTCAGGTTTAGGATCATTTTGCAAAGTTACAGACTAAAAACGTACCTGATTTAAGTTACGATAAAACAGAggataatgataaaatttatatttactttcatCCACAACCATTACAAAAATGAATACGGTTAACAACAAAAATGTTGGTTGAGaagttcgttaaaaatattttaaatactctCAACCATCatgaaaaactaataaattcagattcaaattcaaatcatttattcagaaattaattcaaattcaaaattcatttattccttAAAAATATGCGTACATAGAGGTGGTCAATGAAATTTAGTGTCAAACATACTTTGCCATCTGAGGCGTAGGAAATAGCATTACACAAagtcaaacataaattaatagattaaGATTATACATTGTCAcaattagataataatattttgtacagttGTCCTATAGGAACTCCTTAACACTATAATAACATTCCTTCAGTAAAAGT is part of the Plodia interpunctella isolate USDA-ARS_2022_Savannah chromosome Z, ilPloInte3.2, whole genome shotgun sequence genome and harbors:
- the LOC128683167 gene encoding uncharacterized protein LOC128683167 isoform X2, whose protein sequence is MVQSELSEEEGIIKIFAIYDLADHLVELKFVKNEELPRILFQIIGLIIPFQKYLTTITIHQGIDVYGLYEITKFLPTCNVTDLCFDGTILNGGSYGILFENFTSIKRICLSRCKIDDTVIETIASQLVHPLPASKSLLILDLSTNRITDIGAKHMAHALRSNRALNYLNLSDNSLTDVGGEMLLESLMNFQITNEELQFSKEEKMKYLRKRNELITHILKELRTEFLKGKRKSVKPLIKPQTPKKGKGIEREGSLKAISDDKLAMDFDSFLYERACIVAELQLGVFNDPFSRNNLVIKNGIVYCLGNNTLCYLNLSYNNLTYLSLKTLLKVVKCQKGNNRKPQGIINVAINGNYLPVSCAELLQIEDLLNVSPDKISNKKRAGSRSVSTVRQRP
- the LOC128683167 gene encoding uncharacterized protein LOC128683167 isoform X1; the protein is MAGSQDAVTAVASANPTPNDLDAYLPWACAQLQCDFPITVIKITQSQYVSVATGPKKNVNRSKVIKLIQSSSSDSNLKKDDKMVQSELSEEEGIIKIFAIYDLADHLVELKFVKNEELPRILFQIIGLIIPFQKYLTTITIHQGIDVYGLYEITKFLPTCNVTDLCFDGTILNGGSYGILFENFTSIKRICLSRCKIDDTVIETIASQLVHPLPASKSLLILDLSTNRITDIGAKHMAHALRSNRALNYLNLSDNSLTDVGGEMLLESLMNFQITNEELQFSKEEKMKYLRKRNELITHILKELRTEFLKGKRKSVKPLIKPQTPKKGKGIEREGSLKAISDDKLAMDFDSFLYERACIVAELQLGVFNDPFSRNNLVIKNGIVYCLGNNTLCYLNLSYNNLTYLSLKTLLKVVKCQKGNNRKPQGIINVAINGNYLPVSCAELLQIEDLLNVSPDKISNKKRAGSRSVSTVRQRP